One window from the genome of Nicotiana tomentosiformis chromosome 5, ASM39032v3, whole genome shotgun sequence encodes:
- the LOC138892262 gene encoding uncharacterized protein yields MADNTVNGTHNPQIQGEQPHFEDSISDTRNEGNDATPVHDSRYPRQVREATPDDTDEEHVADAVRILQEQQTVTLGHLTRQDQVMTELKQALSGASYNANRRDPVPPDVPANQTTRRVDNNTPMGEVGSDGAGGSRSGINNDNDPFKEEHLRFMKEVNARMHQIPDAPPVLKDPNSKKYVQLSYNPSAAPELIPKRFKMPEVPKYDGTSDPQEHITTYTTIVEGNDLAPHKIESVLLKKFGETLTRGALTWYSLLSEHSIDSFEVLTDSFIMAHAGAIKVARKADIFKIVQGESDLLREYVTRFQKEKMLLPAVSDEWVAEAFIKGLNPRSSDASLKLKESLLEFQVTTWADVQNQYESKIRIKDDQVDFASSTK; encoded by the coding sequence atggcagataacactgttaacggcACACACAACCCTCAAATTCAAGGGGaacaacctcatttcgaggattcaatcagtgacactcgcAATGAGGGGAACGACGCCACACCGGTACATGATAGTcggtaccctcgacaggttcgggaggcaactcctgatgatactgatgaggagcatgtagcGGATGCAGTAAGGATCCTGCAGGAGCAACAGACAGTCactctaggccatctcacgcggcaggatcaggttatgacggaactGAAGCAGGCGTTATCAGGTGCCTCATATAATGCAAACAGGCGAGATCCAGTTCCTCCTGATGTTCCCGCAAACCAAACGACGcggagagtcgacaacaacactcccatgggcgaagttggctccgacggggcCGGGGGGAGCAGATCCGGCATCAACAACGATAACGACCCGTTCAAGGAGGAACATTTAcggttcatgaaggaagtaaacgcccgcatgcATCAAATCCCGGATgcgccaccagtattgaaagacCCGAATTCGAAGAAATATGTTCAATTATCGTACAACCCGAGTGCGGCCCCAgaattaatcccgaagcggttcaaaatgcccgaggtgccaaagtatgacggaacttcagaTCCACAAGAGCACATTACCACTTACACAACAATAGTGGaaggaaatgatttggctccTCACAAAATTGAGTCTgtgttgctgaagaaatttggtgagactctcacgaggggagcatTAACGTGGTATTCACTATTgtccgagcattccatagattcctttgaagTGCTCACAGATTCTTTCATCATGGCTCATGCCGGTGCCATAAAGGTGGcacgaaaggccgacatattcaagaTCGTGCAGGGAGAGTCCGATTTATTACGAGAGTACGTCACCCGGTTCCAGAAGGAAAAGATGTTACTACCGGCGGTCTCGGATGAATGGGTAGCTGAAGCATTCATCAAAGGTTTAAATCCGAGAAGTTCGGACGCTTCCCTGAAGTTGAAGGAAAGTCTTCTCGAGTTCCAAGTgacgacttgggcggatgtccaaAACCAGTATGAATCAAAAATAAGGATCAAAGACGATCAGGTTGACTTTGCATCATCGACCAAATGA
- the LOC104106783 gene encoding MOB kinase activator-like 1A, with translation MSLFGLGSRNHKTFRPKKNAPSGSKGEQLRKHIDATLGSGNLREAVRLPPGEDLHEWLAINTVDFFNQVNILYGTLTEFCTSSSCPTMSAGPKYEYRWADGVNIKKPIEVSAPKYVDYLMNWIETQLDDESIFPQKLGAPFPPNFQDVVKTIFKRLFRVYAHIYHSHFQKIVGLKEEAHLNTCFKHFVLYTWEFRLIDKAELAPLYELVESILQL, from the exons ATGAGTCTGTTTGGCCTTGGAAGCAG GAACCACAAGACTTTTCGCCCTAAAAAGAATGCTCCATCAGGAAGCAAG GGTGAGCAACTTAGAAAGCACATTGATGCTACCTTAGGTAGTGGCAACTTAAGAGAAGCAGTGCGGCTACCGCCTGGTGAAGATCTTCATGAGTGGCTGGCTATAAATA CTGTTGACTTTTTCAACCAAGTGAATATATTGTACGGCACCCTAACTGAATTCTGCACTTCATCAAGCTGTCCAACAATGTCGGCAGGGCCAAA GTATGAGTATCGATGGGCTGATGGAGTGAATATAAAGAAACCTATAGAAGTTTCTGCTCCAAAGTACGTGGATTATCTAATGAACTGGATAGAGACTCAGCTAGATGATGAATCAATCTTTCCTCAAAAATTGG GTGCGCCATTTCCGCCTAACTTTCAGGATGTTGTGAAGACAATATTTAAGCGATTATTTCGTGTATATGCCCATATCTACCATTCACATTTCCAAAAGATTGTCGGTCTAAAGGAAGAAGCTCATCTGAATACCTGCTTTAAGCATTTTGTTCTCTACACATGG GAATTCCGCTTGATAGACAAGGCAGAGCTTGCACCTCTCTATGAGCTTGTTGAGTCCATTCTGCAGTTATAG